The genomic window GGACCCAACCGTATCGGACAAGGTATCGAATTCGACTATTGCTGTTGTCACGCAGCCTTTGCTTTAACTGATGCGGGTTTTGAAACGATTATGGTCAACTCTAACCCCGAAACCGTCTCTACTGACTACGATACGAGCGATCGCCTGTACTTTGAACCTCTTACTAAAGAAGACGTACTTAATATCATCGAAACCGAAAATCCCGAAGGTATTATCATTCAATTTGGTGGTCAAACCCCTCTGAAACTAGCCCTACCCCTGCAACAATATCTACAAAATCCCGATTGTCAAGTCCAAACTAAAATTTGGGGGACCCCTCCTGACTCCATCGATATAGCTGAAGACAGAGAACGCTTTGAAAAAATTCTGCGCGAATTAGATATCAAACAACCCCCCAACGGAATCGCCCGCAGTTACGAAGAAGCCCTCTCTATCGCCGGTCGCATCGGTTACCCGGTAGTCGTGCGTCCTTCCTACGTTCTCGGGGGTCGAGCGATGGAAATCGTCTACACCGATAACCAATTACAATACTATATGACCAATGCGGTACAGGTTGAACCCGATCACCCCATTCTCATAGACAAGTTTTTAGAAAACGCTATAGAAGTCGACGTAGACGCTTTAGCTGATAGCACGGGTAAAGTCGTCATTGGCGGTATCATGGAACATATCGAAGAAGCAGGAGTACACTCTGGAGACTCGGCTTGTTCTATACCCTATACCTCTCTTTCTGATTCAGTTGTAGCTACTATCCGGGAGTGGACGACTAAATTAGCCCAAAGTCTCAAAGTCATCGGTTTAATGAATATTCAGTATGCTGTTCAAGGCGAACAGGTTTATATTCTAGAAGCTAATCCCCGCGCCTCTCGTACCGTTCCCTACGTCTCCAAAGCTACAGGAGTTCCCCTCGCTAAAATAGCTTCTTTAGTTATGTCTGGTAAAACCCTGGAATCCTTGGGGGTTACTAAGGAAATTATCCCTTCTCATATCGCCGTGAAAGAAGCTGTTTTACCCTTTGCCAAATTCCCTGGTACGGATACCCTATTAGGACCAGAAATGCGATCTACTGGGGAAGTGATGGGTATAGATGTAGATTTTGGCAAAGCCTTTGCTAAAGCGGAATTAGCCGCAGGAGTACTTTTAGCGACGGAAGGAACGGTATTCGTTTCTATGAACGATCGCGATAAAGTTGCAGTGGTTCCCGTGGTCAAAGATTTAATTGAACTGGGCTTTAAAGTAGTCGCTACCTCTGGTACTCGTCGCGTTTTACTAGAATATGGCATTGAGGAGGTAGAATTGGTACTCAAACTCCACGAAGGTCGTCCCCACGTCATTGACTGGATTAAAAATCAAAGAATACAATTTATTTTCAATACACCCACTGGGGGAGAATCCCAAGCCGATGATCGCCTGATTCGTCGTACTGCCCTAGATTACAAGTTGCCCATTATTACTACTATCGCCGGCGCTAAAGCTACCGTGGCGGCTCTGCGTTCTCTCCAATCGGGACCTTTAGAGGTAAAAGCGTTGCAGGAATACTTAGGTTAAGTTGGCAAAAGCGATCGCCTATATAGCATTATCAATCTTTAAATAGGTCGACAACTTTTGGTTTAGTCACTTTTCCCATAGTATTACGGGGTAATTCCTCGACTATGAGCATTCGAGATGGTATCTTATAGACTGCTAATCGTTCTTTTGCCCACATTCTCAAAGCTTCTAGGGTCAAACCTTGGGGCGATCGCGCTTTGCGCGCCACCCTTGGTGATCGCACTACCAACGCTACCCCAACTCGCTCACCCCACTCTAGATCGGGAATTCCCACCACGGCACATTCCTCGATATCTGGATGGGTTCGCAGTATCTCCTCAATTTCTAGAGCAGAAACCTTGTAACCGCCAGTTTTAATGATATCTACGCTAATTCTACCCAAAATGCGGTAGTTATCGTCTTCTATTACGGCTAAATCTCCGGTACAAAACCAACCATCTCGAAAACATTTAGCGGTTGCTTCGGAGTTTTGCCAATATTCTAAAAATACCCCAGGACCTTTTACTTGAATTTCACCAGTTTTCTGAGATGCTACGTATCCTTGATCATCTACTAATCGTACTTCCACAGAGGGAAGGGGTTTACCCACAGATCCAGCTTCTCTTTTACCCCGCAAGGGATTTGACAAAGCCATGCCAATTTCTGTCATACCATAACGTTCTAATAGAATATGACCACTAATGCTTTGCCACTTTTCCAATACTTGAACGGGTAAAGCCGCGGAACCACAAACCATCAGGCGCATTTTAGCACAAGCTTCTGACATGATTCTTTGGCGATCGGCGTCAGCTTTTTCCCAAGCAGCAATCAGCTTAACGTATACAGTGGGTACAGCCATAAATATAGTTAAATCACTTTGACAAAATTTCTGCCATACTAGTTCAGCGTCAAATTTAGGCATCATCTGACATTGGGCACCTACCCACAAGGCACAAGTTAATACATTTATAACTCCATGAATGTGATGTAGAGGCAACACCTGTAAAATGCGATCGCTCGATGTCCATTCCCAAGCTGTAATTAAACTCATCACTTGAGATTGAATGTTGTGATGCGTTGTCACCACCCCCTTAGGTTTACCAGTTGTACCACTTGTGTAGAGAATTAAAGCGCGTCTACTGATGCTAATCTCTGGAAGAGTCTTAAGTTGTACTGGAAGAGTGTCTGAGGTGAGAATCAAGGGTAAATTTCTCTCTCGAGCGATCGGTTCTAATCTAGCTGCTAAATCAGGATCAGCCACTAGAATTGATGCGCCTGAATTAGTAATAACGTACTCTAATTCTGGACGAGGATGAGCAGTACATAAGGGCACAGCTATACCGCCGGCGCGCCAAATACCCCATTGAGTAGCCACATACTCAAAACTAGGAGCAATGAGAAAGGCTACCCGCTTTTCTTGGAGATCTTCTTCATTTTGCAGTAATTTGCTCGCTATTTGACTAGAAGCATAGAGTAAATCACCATAAGTATAGGTTTGATCTGCAAAGGCGATCGCTATGGAATATGGGTGTCTCTGAGCACAATTAATTAGGGGTAGATTCATTAACTTACTACTGATGGACTTTCATTTGTATCTTTAAATAAGCGGAGCTTATCACCGCGTGGACGGGAGAGCCGATATCTCCAGAGAGTCTCTGTTTTCTACAGCTACAGCTAAAGTATAGTCAACTTCACTTCCACTGACATCATTATTTTTTGTGTATCCATCGTAGATTTGACATCCTCCCCCACCTAAAGGTACGGGGATTCCTTTAAAACAAGTTCAATTGAACCGGTTTACTGGTGGTTGACGCTTCATCAGGTGCTGCCAAATTTGGCTTGGTCTTACGCTTCCCTCCACGTCCGTTTAAAGTCTCCAAGTGTCCCCCGGCGACTTTTATATTTATGGCCGCGTTAATATCTCTATCGTGATGTGCACCACAATACAGACACGTCCATTTTCTCACTGATAGTTCTTTCTTTCCCCCTATTTCCCCACAGTTTGAACACCTCCAGCTGGTTGGTTCCCACCTACTAATTACCCTAAACTCTCTTCCATACATCTGGGCTTTAGCTTCTAACATATTTCTAAATGTTCTCCAACCTAAGTCGAATATAGCTCTAGAAAGCTTTCGGTTTTTAACCATTCCTGCTGTGTTTAAATCTTCTAGTACTAATGTTTGGTTTTCACGAATTAGTCTAGTAGACAATTTATGTACAAAGTCTGTTCTAGTGTCTTTGATTT from Gloeocapsa sp. PCC 73106 includes these protein-coding regions:
- a CDS encoding RNA-guided endonuclease TnpB family protein gives rise to the protein VTLIKDAADRYFLSFVVEINPVKLPENTESVGIDLGILDFATLSTKEKIKAPKPLKARLKRLKKLQRKLSKKQKGSKRREHARKKVAKLHAKIKDTRTDFVHKLSTRLIRENQTLVLEDLNTAGMVKNRKLSRAIFDLGWRTFRNMLEAKAQMYGREFRVISRWEPTSWRCSNCGEIGGKKELSVRKWTCLYCGAHHDRDINAAINIKVAGGHLETLNGRGGKRKTKPNLAAPDEASTTSKPVQLNLF
- a CDS encoding acyl-CoA synthetase, translating into MNLPLINCAQRHPYSIAIAFADQTYTYGDLLYASSQIASKLLQNEEDLQEKRVAFLIAPSFEYVATQWGIWRAGGIAVPLCTAHPRPELEYVITNSGASILVADPDLAARLEPIARERNLPLILTSDTLPVQLKTLPEISISRRALILYTSGTTGKPKGVVTTHHNIQSQVMSLITAWEWTSSDRILQVLPLHHIHGVINVLTCALWVGAQCQMMPKFDAELVWQKFCQSDLTIFMAVPTVYVKLIAAWEKADADRQRIMSEACAKMRLMVCGSAALPVQVLEKWQSISGHILLERYGMTEIGMALSNPLRGKREAGSVGKPLPSVEVRLVDDQGYVASQKTGEIQVKGPGVFLEYWQNSEATAKCFRDGWFCTGDLAVIEDDNYRILGRISVDIIKTGGYKVSALEIEEILRTHPDIEECAVVGIPDLEWGERVGVALVVRSPRVARKARSPQGLTLEALRMWAKERLAVYKIPSRMLIVEELPRNTMGKVTKPKVVDLFKD